From a single Streptomyces liliifuscus genomic region:
- the phoU gene encoding phosphate signaling complex protein PhoU, which yields MRDAYHEELDSIGEGLVEMARLVGSAIGRATTAILDSDLKLAESVIAADQKVDDLQHDLEARAIALLARQQPVATDLRIVVTSLRMSADLERSGDLAQHVAKLARLRFPERAIPHDLHATILEMGQLAQRLMAKAAEVIITKDVDLALQLEQDDDAMDLLHRTLFQHLLDDRWKHGIETAVDVTLLGRYYERFADHAVSVANRVVYLVTGEHADELQSAPQVEGA from the coding sequence ATGCGGGACGCGTACCACGAGGAACTTGACTCGATCGGCGAGGGCCTGGTCGAGATGGCCCGGCTCGTCGGCTCGGCGATCGGTCGCGCGACGACGGCGATCCTCGACTCCGACCTGAAGCTGGCGGAGAGCGTGATCGCCGCCGACCAGAAGGTCGACGATCTCCAGCACGACCTCGAGGCACGGGCGATAGCCCTGCTGGCCCGGCAGCAGCCCGTGGCCACCGACCTGCGGATCGTCGTCACCTCACTCCGTATGTCCGCCGACCTGGAGCGCTCCGGCGACCTCGCCCAGCATGTGGCGAAGCTCGCACGGCTCCGCTTCCCGGAGCGCGCGATTCCGCACGACCTGCACGCCACGATCCTGGAGATGGGCCAGCTCGCGCAGCGCCTGATGGCGAAGGCCGCGGAGGTCATCATCACCAAGGACGTCGACCTCGCGCTGCAGCTGGAGCAGGACGACGACGCGATGGACCTCCTCCACCGCACGCTCTTCCAGCACCTGCTGGACGACCGGTGGAAGCACGGCATCGAGACGGCCGTGGACGTGACGCTGCTCGGCCGTTACTACGAGCGTTTCGCCGACCACGCCGTGTCCGTGGCCAACCGCGTGGTCTACCTGGTGACCGGCGAGCACGCGGACGAGCTCCAGTCCGCACCGCAGGTGGAAGGGGCGTAG